The following is a genomic window from Micrococcus cohnii.
AGGGCCACGACGCCGATCGGCAGACCCGTCAGATGCTGCCAGTAGCCGATGGCGCCCTGCAGGACGATGGCTGCCAACGCGAACAGGGTCGTGCGGCGCTGCGCGGGCGAGGTGCCCGGGGTGCGGTGGACGGCCACGAGCAGCACGAGGGTCGCGATCACCATGACGTACACGGGCACGACGTGCGCGCGGGTGATCAGCAGAGCATCGAACCCGTGGCGGGCGGCCTGAGGGTCGCCGGAATGCGGTCCGGTGCCGGTCACGAGCGTGCCCAGCACGAGCGTGAACCACAGAGCGATGAAGTTCACGGTGGCCGCGGCGCGGCTGATGCGCGTCGTCGCCCCGTCCACGACCGGCGTGCCCGCAGGATGCCGACGGGCGTGCCGGACCCGCAGCAGCAGCTGCGTCGCCCAGACGATCAGCAGCGCGGAGATGACGAAATGCACGCCCACGATCCGCGGGTCCAGAGCGAGCCGCACCGTCGCACCGCCGATGAGCGCCTGGACGGCGATGCCCGCCAGCAGCAGCATGGAGAGACGGAACGCCTCGCGGTGGACGTGCCGGACTTTCCAGAGCCAGAGGATCATCAGTAGCGAGATCACGGAGAGCACGCCCGTCAGTGTCCGGTTGCCGAACTCGATGTACCCGTGGATGCCCATCTCGGGAGTGTTCGTCAGGGAACCGGGGCGGCACATCGGCCACGTCGGACAACCCAGGCCCGAGGCGGTCAGCCGCACGGCACCGCCGGTGACGACGATGCCCATCTGTGAGATGAGTGATGCGACGGCCAGCACGACGGTCCCGCGGGTGATGCGAGCGGGCAGCACGGCGCCGCGCCGAGAAGCCGTAGCGGGGGTGACGGGTGAGTCGGTCACGCGAACCGCTCCTTCCAGTGAACGGGGGACGGGGAGATCAGGGGCGCCAGCGGAACCAGCGCAGCGCGCCGGCCACGGCCCCGGCGCACCACAGGGCGAGCAGGAGCACGGCGCCGGGGTGCCAGACCCCGTCGGCCAGGGCGGTGCGCAGGCCATTGCCCAGCGCCGCGGAAGGCAGCCACGACAGCTGCGGCGCCGGTGCGGGAAAGACGGTCCCGCCGACCGCGCCGAAGAGCACCCAGAGCAGGTTCGCCACGGCGAGGGTCGCCTCGGGGCGGGCGGTGCCGGCCAACAGCAGCCCGAGAGCAGTGAAGCTCACGCCACCCAGCAGCAGCGTCAGGATGGCCGCGGGCAGCCCTGCGGGGTCGGGGCTCCAGCCCAGGGCGAGCCCGAGCCCGGCGATCACACCCGTTTGGATGGTGAGCAGCACGAGCACCGAGGCGGCCTTGCCGAGCACGAGCCCGGCGACGCCCAGGGGAGTGGTGGCCAGCGCCGCGAGCACGTCGTATCGGCGTTCGAACCCGGTGGCGATGGCCGTGGCGGTGAACGCGGAGCTCACGACGGCCAGGGCGAGGCAGCCGGGCACGGCCACGTCGAGCCCGGAGCGGCCCGGTGCCTCAAGCAGGCCCGTGACATGAACGCCGAGCAGGGCGAGCACGGGCAGTACAAGCGTGACGACGAGCTGTTCGCCGTTGCGCAGGGCGGTGCCGGTTTCATAGCGGGCCTGGGCGATGATCCGGGCGGGCAGCGTGGCGGCCGCGGCGACGGGGGCGGTCATCGGCTCACCTCCTCGAGAACGGTTTCGAGCCGCTGCGAGACCCGGTCGAAGCGGACGGGCAAGAGGCGGTGGCGGCTCCACGATTCGGCCAGGCGTCGCATGTCGGACGGCGACGAGACGCCGGTGAGCCGCACGAGCCCGCCCGCTGCCGGGCTCTCGGCACGCATGCCTTCAGGACAGTCGTCGGCCCATCGGCGCAGCGCCTCGGACGGGGCGTCGCCGAAGTCGATCTCGACGACATCTCCGCCGTCGATGCGCGTGAGCTCCTCGAGCCGACCGTGCCGAACCACGCGCCCGCCCGAGAGGATGGCGACGTCGTCCGCCAGGCGCTCGGCGTCGTCGAGCAGATGCGTGGTCAGCAGCACGGCGGCTCCGCGTTGGGTCTGCTCGCGGATCACCTCGTGCACGAGGGGACGGGTCTGCGGGTCCAGGCCCGCGGTGGGCTCGTCGAGGAAGAGCATGTCCGGGCGGCCGACCAGGGCGGCGGCGAGGGCGACGCGCTGACGCTGACCGCCCGAGAGGCGCCGGATGGCGCGGTCCGCACAGTCGCTGATGCCCAGCCGCTCGAACACGTCCGCGGCCGGAACGGGGTCGCGATGAAGTCGGCAGACGTGCTCGACGAAACGGCGTGCGGACACCGAGGGCGGCAGACCGGATTCCTGCCACATCACCGCGATGCGCGCGCGCAGGTCCGCAGACGCGGCGGCGGGATCATGGCCGAAGACGCGCACGGTGCCGGCGTCGGGTCGCGTGATGCCGTGGCAGAGGGACAGCGTCGTGGACTTGCCCGCGCCGTTGGGGCCGAGCAACACCGTGACGGCGCCGCGGCGGGCGGTGAGGTCCACGCCGTGGAGCACCTGGGCTCTCCGGCGGCCCCGGCCGACGGTGCGGTGCACGTCGGTCAGGTTCAGAGCGATGTCGGGCGCGGAGAGCACCGGTCAAGTCTACGTCCCGGTCGGCGCACGTGCGTGGACCTCTGGCATCGGCGACGGTGCGACCGGCGTTCGGCGAGGCAAGGCGCACCTGAGTTGGCCGACCGGCGCGCAATAGGTCAGAATCGCCTTGTGTATTCGGATGAGTCTGCTGCCGGGACGACCTCCCCGGCCATCGAGGGCACGCGTGAGCGTGTTCTGCAGCTTGTGCTCGCCCGGGGACCGGTGAGCGCGGCGCAG
Proteins encoded in this region:
- a CDS encoding ABC transporter ATP-binding protein gives rise to the protein MLSAPDIALNLTDVHRTVGRGRRRAQVLHGVDLTARRGAVTVLLGPNGAGKSTTLSLCHGITRPDAGTVRVFGHDPAAASADLRARIAVMWQESGLPPSVSARRFVEHVCRLHRDPVPAADVFERLGISDCADRAIRRLSGGQRQRVALAAALVGRPDMLFLDEPTAGLDPQTRPLVHEVIREQTQRGAAVLLTTHLLDDAERLADDVAILSGGRVVRHGRLEELTRIDGGDVVEIDFGDAPSEALRRWADDCPEGMRAESPAAGGLVRLTGVSSPSDMRRLAESWSRHRLLPVRFDRVSQRLETVLEEVSR
- a CDS encoding ABC transporter permease is translated as MTAPVAAAATLPARIIAQARYETGTALRNGEQLVVTLVLPVLALLGVHVTGLLEAPGRSGLDVAVPGCLALAVVSSAFTATAIATGFERRYDVLAALATTPLGVAGLVLGKAASVLVLLTIQTGVIAGLGLALGWSPDPAGLPAAILTLLLGGVSFTALGLLLAGTARPEATLAVANLLWVLFGAVGGTVFPAPAPQLSWLPSAALGNGLRTALADGVWHPGAVLLLALWCAGAVAGALRWFRWRP
- a CDS encoding COX15/CtaA family protein encodes the protein MTDSPVTPATASRRGAVLPARITRGTVVLAVASLISQMGIVVTGGAVRLTASGLGCPTWPMCRPGSLTNTPEMGIHGYIEFGNRTLTGVLSVISLLMILWLWKVRHVHREAFRLSMLLLAGIAVQALIGGATVRLALDPRIVGVHFVISALLIVWATQLLLRVRHARRHPAGTPVVDGATTRISRAAATVNFIALWFTLVLGTLVTGTGPHSGDPQAARHGFDALLITRAHVVPVYVMVIATLVLLVAVHRTPGTSPAQRRTTLFALAAIVLQGAIGYWQHLTGLPIGVVALHLAGATITTVAATVAWQRQTSDHRVPAADTARA